A region of Nitrospinota bacterium DNA encodes the following proteins:
- a CDS encoding FecR domain-containing protein, producing the protein MSRQTGRFIIPLIAFLFTIVWSAFSFADTAIGAKVTFVQGRVTVLTVDSRELTLKLGMTVRAGDRVRTSESGTAEVEFDNGDLIRIDKNTDMVIKSLHRNPKGSSFSIFSLLVGRVKSSVSKLVDTASKFEYHTKAAICGVAGTPPFVVEAVGDTTHVDLLGAPGERGAVYVQGFDPATTMVTVFSSTRTTVSLGNAPVNPFPITQDRFMQLNRALPFRTPVKPREPAPVVREVKPEPKKEVKPEQPAEIVPEEVPPVEPEKPVEPEKPVTPEGGQQPGDTTGQPQNGGGGAEQGALMAPQEPKLLTTPAVIDTGLTGGAAGFGGAQETMVLNNISRTVSLPKVAAPDQTNSQASIENQASSQQGVIGQQTTTSGAAAPPPLTAPVHIQVILK; encoded by the coding sequence ATGAGTAGGCAAACAGGGCGTTTCATAATTCCTCTTATCGCTTTTCTATTTACCATTGTCTGGTCAGCGTTTTCATTCGCGGACACTGCCATCGGCGCAAAAGTCACTTTCGTCCAGGGCAGGGTCACCGTATTGACTGTGGATTCCAGGGAACTGACCCTCAAACTCGGAATGACCGTGCGGGCGGGGGACAGGGTGCGCACATCGGAAAGCGGCACAGCCGAAGTGGAGTTCGACAATGGCGACCTGATCCGTATAGATAAAAACACCGACATGGTGATCAAGTCTCTCCACCGCAATCCCAAGGGCTCCAGTTTTTCCATATTCAGCCTGTTAGTAGGCAGGGTGAAATCATCGGTCTCCAAGCTGGTGGACACGGCCTCCAAGTTCGAATATCACACCAAGGCCGCCATATGCGGCGTGGCGGGCACTCCTCCTTTCGTGGTGGAAGCGGTGGGGGACACCACCCATGTGGACCTGCTGGGCGCTCCTGGCGAAAGGGGCGCGGTGTATGTCCAGGGGTTCGACCCCGCGACCACCATGGTGACTGTATTCTCCTCCACCCGCACCACCGTCAGTTTGGGAAACGCGCCGGTTAATCCTTTCCCGATCACCCAGGACAGGTTCATGCAGTTGAACAGGGCCCTGCCGTTCCGCACCCCTGTTAAGCCCAGGGAGCCAGCCCCGGTGGTTAGGGAGGTAAAACCCGAGCCTAAAAAAGAGGTAAAACCGGAACAGCCCGCGGAGATTGTCCCAGAGGAAGTTCCCCCCGTGGAGCCTGAAAAACCGGTGGAGCCGGAGAAACCGGTAACGCCCGAGGGGGGCCAACAACCAGGTGATACAACGGGCCAGCCGCAAAATGGCGGTGGCGGGGCAGAGCAGGGAGCGCTTATGGCTCCTCAGGAGCCTAAACTGTTGACCACCCCTGCCGTGATAGACACTGGCCTTACCGGCGGGGCCGCGGGTTTCGGCGGCGCCCAGGAGACTATGGTGTTAAACAACATCAGCAGGACTGTGAGCCTGCCCAAGGTCGCCGCGCCGGACCAGACCAACTCCCAGGCGTCCATAGAGAACCAGGCGTCCTCGCAACAGGGCGTCATCGGCCAGCAGACCACCACATCCGGGGCCGCGGCGCCGCCCCCATTAACCGCTCCCGTCCACATACAGGTTATTTTGAAATGA
- a CDS encoding response regulator transcription factor gives MRLKALLVEDDPFTLTLIARSLEDIGYEVYCHGSLTEAMTTLSMRRIDLAILEMADPSIPIKDFIKRAKALQENCCFVCLGDFLTAMDFISLQNAGAMEFWRKPGTAGEVESMISLLNHCGPGTH, from the coding sequence ATGCGTTTAAAGGCGTTATTGGTAGAGGATGATCCGTTCACTCTTACCCTGATCGCCCGCTCCCTCGAGGATATCGGGTATGAAGTTTATTGCCACGGATCCCTCACCGAGGCTATGACCACGCTTTCCATGCGGCGGATAGACCTGGCCATCCTGGAAATGGCCGACCCCTCTATTCCCATAAAAGACTTCATTAAACGGGCGAAAGCCCTTCAGGAAAATTGTTGTTTCGTATGCCTTGGCGATTTTCTTACGGCGATGGATTTTATTTCCCTCCAGAACGCCGGGGCAATGGAATTCTGGCGCAAACCGGGAACAGCCGGAGAGGTGGAAAGCATGATTTCGCTTCTTAACCATTGCGGGCCAGGAACGCATTAA
- a CDS encoding HEPN domain-containing protein, with protein sequence MSFTASYRKLYESGELGNRVKALYGLEKECALCPRNCRVKRFEGEKGVCGADSTLYVASAFPHFGEEPPLTGVYGSGTIFLSHCNLKCVFCQNYDISHGGEGQPVTARELGVMMLHLQSQGCHNINFVTPTHYAPQIVEGIYEGARLGLETPIVWNCGGYESLEVIRLLEDVVDIYMPDIKYSATESAKRYSKAPDYPQVIKQVLKEMFRQVGDLELDFRGIARRGLLIRHLVMPNNAAGTEDVLKFIANELSRKSYVNIMDQYRPLYKAFRYPQIARPITRDEYESAISIAKQVGLSRGFTG encoded by the coding sequence ATGTCATTCACGGCGTCTTACCGGAAGCTATATGAAAGCGGAGAGCTTGGAAACCGTGTAAAGGCCCTATACGGACTGGAGAAAGAATGCGCCCTTTGCCCCAGAAATTGCCGCGTCAAAAGGTTCGAAGGCGAAAAAGGCGTGTGCGGGGCCGACTCCACTTTATACGTGGCCAGCGCGTTCCCCCATTTCGGCGAGGAGCCGCCGCTTACCGGAGTGTACGGATCCGGAACCATCTTCCTCTCCCATTGCAATTTGAAATGCGTCTTCTGCCAGAATTACGACATCAGCCATGGCGGCGAGGGCCAGCCGGTGACTGCCCGGGAACTTGGCGTGATGATGCTCCATCTGCAATCGCAGGGTTGCCACAACATAAATTTCGTCACACCCACCCATTACGCCCCGCAGATCGTGGAAGGGATTTACGAGGGGGCCCGGCTGGGTCTTGAGACGCCCATAGTTTGGAACTGCGGTGGATACGAATCGCTGGAGGTGATACGGTTGCTGGAGGATGTGGTGGATATTTACATGCCGGACATCAAATACTCCGCCACAGAATCTGCTAAACGCTATTCAAAAGCACCTGACTATCCCCAGGTTATTAAACAGGTTCTAAAAGAGATGTTCCGCCAGGTAGGGGATCTGGAGCTGGATTTCCGGGGAATAGCCAGGCGCGGCCTTCTCATACGGCATCTGGTAATGCCAAATAACGCCGCAGGGACAGAGGACGTATTGAAATTTATAGCGAACGAGCTTTCCAGGAAAAGCTATGTGAATATTATGGATCAGTACAGGCCACTATATAAGGCCTTCCGCTACCCGCAAATCGCCCGGCCCATCACCCGTGATGAGTACGAATCCGCCATATCTATCGCTAAACAGGTGGGTCTGAGCAGAGGTTTTACCGGTTAG
- a CDS encoding cation:proton antiporter: MPHALSLTHAEITSTMLTLGVLLAMARLFGEIAKRINQPAVVGEILAGIILGPTICGTFFPDMVSFITPTEHAKLFLNGFTSVAVALFLLVAGIEVDLTSVWRQGKTAMTVSVLGILTPFTLGIFTVILFPETLALPSGVDMGIYALFFATALSISALPVIAKTLMDLDIYRTDIGMVVIASAMLDDIVGWIIFAMVLGMMGSGLASTMPIWGTVALALLFAGGMLTVGRFSLNRILPILNERTSWPGGVLGFAVSLAFIGAAFTEWIGLHAVFGAFMVGVALGDSPHLRQKTKQTIEQFVSFIFAPLFFASIGLKVNFITNFDPALTLMVLAIASLGKIGGCGAGARFAGMGAREAWAIGFGMNARGAMEIILALLALQAGIIGQTMFVALVIMAIFTSMVSGPGMQAILGRKRARKLEEHFSENAFEMAMRADTREEAIAELSSLLAEETGLAADRIEQAVLSRELIMPTGLDNGMAIPHARIKGLSTPVIAVGLSDSGVDFDARDGQPAQLVFLILTPEGDDKAQIEILAQISKLLKDPVCREKLKKSKNFLEFMAALKQGAAGK; this comes from the coding sequence ATGCCGCACGCCCTTAGCCTGACCCACGCGGAAATAACCTCCACCATGCTTACCCTGGGGGTTTTGCTGGCCATGGCCCGGCTTTTCGGCGAGATAGCCAAACGTATTAACCAGCCTGCGGTGGTGGGAGAAATTCTGGCGGGCATCATTCTGGGCCCCACCATTTGCGGAACCTTTTTCCCGGACATGGTGTCGTTCATCACCCCCACGGAACACGCCAAGCTTTTCCTGAACGGTTTTACTTCCGTGGCGGTGGCGCTGTTCCTCCTTGTCGCTGGCATAGAGGTGGACCTGACTTCGGTTTGGCGGCAGGGCAAAACCGCCATGACCGTGAGCGTACTGGGGATATTGACCCCGTTTACGCTGGGGATTTTTACAGTCATCCTCTTTCCGGAGACGCTGGCGCTTCCGAGCGGGGTGGATATGGGGATATACGCCCTGTTCTTCGCCACGGCCCTTTCCATATCCGCATTGCCGGTGATAGCCAAGACGCTCATGGACCTGGACATATACAGGACAGACATTGGAATGGTGGTAATAGCCTCCGCCATGCTGGACGACATCGTTGGTTGGATCATATTCGCCATGGTCCTGGGAATGATGGGGAGCGGCCTTGCCTCCACCATGCCCATTTGGGGCACGGTGGCGCTTGCCCTTTTGTTCGCCGGGGGGATGTTGACGGTGGGCAGGTTCTCGTTGAACCGGATATTGCCCATTCTCAACGAGCGCACGAGCTGGCCCGGCGGGGTGCTGGGGTTTGCTGTGTCCCTGGCCTTCATTGGCGCGGCGTTTACGGAGTGGATAGGCCTGCACGCGGTTTTCGGGGCATTCATGGTGGGTGTGGCGCTGGGCGACTCTCCCCATCTGCGGCAAAAGACCAAACAGACCATAGAGCAGTTCGTCTCGTTCATTTTCGCGCCGCTGTTTTTCGCCAGCATAGGCCTTAAAGTGAACTTCATAACAAATTTCGACCCGGCCCTTACTTTGATGGTGCTGGCCATAGCGTCTCTGGGGAAAATAGGGGGGTGCGGAGCCGGGGCCAGGTTTGCCGGGATGGGGGCGCGGGAGGCTTGGGCCATAGGCTTTGGCATGAACGCCCGGGGCGCCATGGAAATAATACTGGCCCTGCTGGCCCTTCAGGCGGGCATAATCGGCCAGACCATGTTCGTGGCGCTGGTGATTATGGCCATATTCACATCAATGGTCAGCGGGCCTGGCATGCAGGCCATCCTTGGGAGGAAAAGAGCCAGGAAACTGGAGGAGCATTTCTCCGAAAACGCTTTTGAAATGGCCATGCGCGCGGACACCAGGGAGGAAGCCATCGCCGAGCTTTCGTCGCTTCTGGCCGAGGAGACCGGCTTGGCCGCCGACAGGATTGAACAGGCTGTCCTGAGCCGGGAATTGATAATGCCCACGGGGCTGGACAACGGCATGGCCATACCCCACGCGAGGATAAAGGGGCTTTCCACGCCGGTGATAGCCGTGGGCCTTTCAGATTCCGGGGTGGATTTTGACGCCCGCGACGGCCAGCCTGCCCAGCTTGTGTTCCTTATATTGACACCGGAAGGGGACGACAAGGCCCAGATTGAGATACTGGCCCAGATAAGCAAATTGCTAAAAGACCCCGTTTGCAGGGAGAAGTTGAAAAAATCCAAAAATTTCCTGGAGTTCATGGCCGCCCTCAAACAAGGCGCCGCCGGTAAATAA
- a CDS encoding amino acid permease yields MRIFRTKFVECDEGEGAGLSRVLTAFDLTFLGIGAIIGTGIFVLTGIAAATQSGPAVILSFVVAGVACAFAALAYAELASAVGGCGSAYGYSYAAFGELVAWIIGWDLILEYAVSVAAVANGWSGYFNNALTAMGLGLPESLTKAPELGGIINLPAAGIVLILMALLCAGVKQSARSNNVMVVVKLATIFVFIVVAAFNVNPANWDPFMPFGWSGTSPEGKPVGVFAGASIVFFAYVGFDAVSTAVEEAKNPRRDVPIGIIGSLVFCTVIYIVVSGLLTGIVPYTELNVASPVSHALQLIGFQWASAMVATGVIAGLTTVMLVLYYALTRIVFSMSRDGLLSPIFSTVHPATKTPVRVIILCGIIMSIIAGLIPLGELAELVNIGTLAAFVLVCFGVLALRWTRPELERPFKTPFSPLFPILGMLSCGALMAFLPAITWLRFIVWLVIGVIIYFSYSFHHSKLNVKE; encoded by the coding sequence ATGAGGATTTTCCGCACAAAATTTGTTGAATGCGACGAAGGTGAAGGGGCCGGGCTAAGCCGTGTCCTTACCGCGTTCGACCTTACGTTCCTGGGGATAGGGGCGATAATCGGCACGGGCATTTTCGTGCTTACCGGCATCGCCGCCGCCACCCAGTCGGGCCCGGCGGTTATCCTCTCCTTCGTGGTGGCGGGGGTGGCTTGCGCCTTCGCCGCGCTGGCCTACGCGGAGCTGGCCTCGGCGGTGGGGGGGTGCGGTAGCGCCTACGGATACAGCTATGCCGCGTTCGGCGAGCTGGTGGCCTGGATAATAGGGTGGGACCTGATATTGGAATACGCCGTGTCCGTGGCGGCGGTGGCCAACGGATGGTCCGGCTATTTCAACAACGCCCTTACGGCCATGGGGCTGGGTTTGCCGGAGTCCCTTACAAAGGCGCCGGAATTGGGCGGGATAATAAACCTGCCGGCGGCGGGGATAGTGCTTATATTGATGGCCCTGTTGTGCGCCGGGGTGAAGCAAAGCGCCCGCTCCAACAATGTTATGGTGGTGGTTAAGCTAGCCACCATTTTCGTGTTCATAGTGGTGGCCGCGTTCAACGTAAATCCCGCCAACTGGGACCCGTTCATGCCTTTCGGATGGAGCGGAACGAGCCCGGAAGGCAAACCCGTAGGGGTTTTCGCCGGGGCTTCCATCGTGTTTTTCGCCTATGTGGGGTTCGACGCTGTTTCCACGGCCGTGGAAGAGGCCAAAAACCCCAGGAGAGACGTGCCCATTGGCATCATAGGTTCACTGGTTTTCTGCACCGTTATCTACATAGTGGTTTCGGGCCTTCTTACCGGCATTGTGCCCTACACGGAGCTTAACGTGGCTTCGCCGGTTTCCCACGCCCTCCAGCTTATCGGGTTCCAGTGGGCCTCGGCCATGGTGGCGACTGGGGTCATCGCGGGGCTCACCACGGTGATGCTGGTGCTGTATTACGCGTTGACCCGGATAGTGTTCTCCATGTCCCGCGACGGGCTGTTATCGCCGATTTTCTCCACCGTCCATCCCGCCACAAAGACTCCTGTGAGGGTGATAATCCTGTGCGGAATAATAATGTCCATCATCGCCGGGCTTATCCCATTGGGTGAATTGGCGGAACTGGTGAACATCGGCACCCTGGCGGCCTTCGTGCTGGTGTGTTTCGGGGTTCTGGCGCTCCGGTGGACCCGCCCCGAACTGGAAAGGCCCTTCAAGACCCCCTTCAGCCCCCTGTTTCCGATCCTGGGAATGCTGTCGTGCGGGGCGTTGATGGCCTTCCTGCCAGCGATAACATGGCTCAGGTTCATTGTATGGCTGGTGATAGGCGTAATCATTTACTTCTCTTATTCCTTCCATCACAGCAAGCTTAACGTTAAGGAATAG
- a CDS encoding PAS domain S-box protein: protein MKNLSFNGFSSNKTPVGQAISIERIKLLFAHANVVIAANILNSIIMAAVQWDAVDHPLIIAWVAFVWAITAARMAMVVKFRRADVDVSSAGKWKNLYMASAFISGAIWGSAALILMPVQLLSHKIFTVLVLGGMAIGAVVADSVVMGVFYAYVIPLLVPLAVKLVLEADETSLATGLLVGAYGILMTILAREMNNSANTSLLIRFENTILLEQVSSEKLKLDETNAALLTKIKEHENAEQALRESEERLERLNEAAFEGIVISRNGKFLDVNSFFTRMFGYSREELIGASALELTAPEYRGIVKNNMLSGYERPYEIMGLRKDGSVFPLEIRGKSIVIGGEEARITAIRDLTEGRAAEDAIRKSEETLRTVTSSVNDAIIMIDSAGIINFWNPAAERIFGYTSAEAVGQLISSLVIPERLREAHCEGLSNFAATGHGPIIGKTIQVAGMRKSGDEFPMELSISALWYRDKWWAAGVARDITERNLAKKALEESERRYRTVADHTFNWEEWRGPKGRLLYISPSCQRISGYSREEFLEDDSLEIRITHPDDREALEKHYRTIHGGVGYHELEFRITTKSGEERWILHCCQNVFDIDGEWLGRRASNMDITGRKRAEDRLLEAQSNLAEAQKIARIGSFNLDVLTNRLALSDEMRGIFNLGPERRECSMDCLYELLLNVSHPEDRDFVEVALDNAITKFAGSDINFRVIVGGRTRHIHMFVKIFRSRGKISGVAQDVTEIKLAEEALKRAKEEAEAATKLKDKFVSLVAHDLKSPMSSAMSLLRLMDGDGTAQMGAREKEIMGHVANSMERMIRTVDELLNISRLQTGKIKPEPRFFDTCELSGAVISKISQLAEKKGITVVNGIPSGLRLYTDSGLLEEVIQNLLTNAIKFSHAGQSVRLNAAQGGGRIIISVADDGTGVKKQLLPLLFRHEEKTSIPGTAGEVGTGFGLPLSHDIMSALGGELTVESEEGKGSVFHASLPDKQPVALVVEDEPATRRLLRAQLERIGVTVFEAASGREAVETLGKIGANLVLADIMMPEIDGLDLLKIIKTTPATAKIPVIIVTADLTATAKENAFRLGANGYVTKPFDEKSLLPIVKRYVA from the coding sequence ATGAAGAATTTATCCTTTAACGGCTTTTCTTCGAATAAAACTCCCGTCGGCCAAGCCATATCCATCGAAAGAATAAAGCTCCTTTTTGCCCATGCAAACGTAGTGATAGCCGCCAACATCCTCAATTCAATAATCATGGCCGCCGTCCAGTGGGACGCCGTTGACCATCCGTTAATTATCGCGTGGGTAGCATTCGTGTGGGCCATTACGGCGGCAAGAATGGCAATGGTTGTAAAGTTCAGGCGCGCCGATGTGGATGTCTCCAGCGCTGGGAAATGGAAGAATCTGTATATGGCTTCCGCTTTCATCTCCGGCGCCATATGGGGGTCGGCTGCGCTTATCCTCATGCCTGTGCAACTTTTGTCCCACAAGATATTCACGGTGCTGGTGCTGGGCGGTATGGCAATAGGGGCGGTGGTGGCCGATTCGGTGGTAATGGGGGTTTTCTACGCTTATGTTATTCCTTTGCTGGTTCCGCTGGCGGTGAAGCTTGTTCTGGAGGCGGACGAGACCAGCCTTGCCACAGGTTTATTGGTGGGGGCCTACGGGATACTTATGACAATATTGGCCAGGGAGATGAACAATTCGGCCAACACCTCGCTTTTAATCAGGTTCGAAAACACCATACTTTTAGAGCAGGTCTCCAGCGAAAAGCTAAAACTGGACGAGACCAACGCGGCTCTGCTGACCAAGATTAAAGAACACGAGAATGCCGAGCAGGCGTTGCGGGAGAGCGAGGAGAGGCTTGAACGGCTCAACGAAGCGGCCTTTGAGGGCATAGTCATCTCGCGTAACGGAAAATTCCTGGACGTGAACAGTTTCTTCACAAGGATGTTCGGTTATTCCCGTGAAGAGCTTATCGGCGCTTCGGCGCTGGAGCTTACGGCCCCGGAGTACCGAGGGATCGTCAAGAACAACATGCTTTCCGGCTACGAAAGGCCCTACGAAATAATGGGATTGAGGAAAGACGGCTCCGTATTCCCCCTTGAAATCCGCGGCAAGTCCATAGTCATCGGCGGGGAGGAGGCGCGGATAACCGCCATACGAGACCTTACGGAGGGCAGGGCCGCGGAGGACGCCATAAGAAAAAGCGAGGAGACGCTACGTACGGTCACATCCTCGGTGAACGACGCCATCATCATGATAGACAGCGCCGGAATTATAAACTTCTGGAACCCGGCGGCGGAAAGGATTTTTGGATATACGTCCGCGGAAGCCGTGGGCCAGCTGATCTCCAGCCTGGTCATACCCGAAAGGTTACGGGAAGCCCACTGCGAGGGGCTTTCCAATTTCGCCGCCACGGGCCACGGGCCTATCATCGGCAAGACCATCCAGGTTGCGGGCATGCGCAAGAGCGGTGATGAGTTCCCGATGGAACTTTCCATTTCCGCCCTCTGGTACAGGGACAAATGGTGGGCCGCCGGTGTCGCCAGGGACATAACGGAGCGCAACCTCGCCAAGAAGGCGCTGGAGGAGAGCGAACGGCGATACCGGACAGTGGCCGACCATACGTTCAACTGGGAAGAGTGGCGCGGCCCGAAAGGAAGGCTTCTTTATATATCACCCTCGTGCCAGAGAATCTCCGGCTATTCCAGAGAGGAGTTTTTGGAGGACGACAGCCTGGAAATCCGCATCACCCATCCGGATGACAGGGAAGCGCTTGAAAAGCACTACCGTACAATACACGGCGGCGTCGGTTACCACGAACTGGAATTCAGGATAACCACCAAGAGCGGGGAGGAGCGCTGGATCCTCCATTGTTGTCAGAACGTTTTCGACATAGACGGGGAATGGCTGGGCCGCCGGGCCAGCAACATGGACATCACCGGGCGCAAGCGCGCGGAAGACAGGCTTCTTGAAGCGCAGAGTAACCTGGCCGAGGCGCAGAAGATAGCCCGCATCGGGAGTTTCAACCTGGACGTCCTCACGAACAGGCTGGCCCTTTCCGACGAGATGAGGGGCATATTCAACCTCGGCCCCGAGCGGCGCGAATGTTCCATGGACTGCCTTTACGAGTTACTTCTAAATGTCAGCCATCCGGAAGACCGCGATTTTGTGGAGGTGGCGCTGGATAACGCCATTACAAAGTTCGCCGGTTCCGACATCAATTTCAGGGTTATCGTTGGTGGACGGACACGGCACATCCACATGTTCGTTAAGATATTCAGGAGCCGGGGGAAAATATCCGGCGTGGCGCAGGACGTAACAGAAATCAAGCTCGCCGAAGAAGCGCTTAAAAGGGCCAAGGAGGAGGCTGAAGCCGCCACCAAGCTGAAAGACAAGTTCGTGTCTCTTGTCGCCCATGACCTCAAGTCACCCATGTCCAGCGCGATGAGCCTGCTCCGGTTGATGGATGGTGACGGAACGGCGCAGATGGGCGCAAGGGAGAAAGAGATCATGGGACATGTGGCCAACAGCATGGAGCGGATGATCCGCACCGTTGACGAGTTGTTGAACATAAGCAGGCTCCAGACGGGCAAGATAAAACCCGAACCCAGGTTCTTCGATACATGTGAGCTTTCCGGCGCCGTCATAAGCAAGATAAGCCAGCTTGCGGAAAAGAAGGGGATAACTGTCGTCAACGGAATCCCTTCCGGCTTGCGGCTTTATACGGACAGCGGCCTTCTTGAAGAAGTCATCCAGAACCTGTTGACCAACGCCATAAAGTTCAGCCATGCAGGCCAGTCCGTGCGCCTGAACGCGGCGCAAGGGGGGGGCCGTATAATCATTTCAGTAGCCGATGATGGGACGGGCGTGAAAAAACAGCTTCTGCCGCTACTTTTCAGGCACGAGGAAAAAACGTCCATTCCGGGAACGGCGGGTGAAGTGGGCACGGGCTTCGGGCTTCCGCTAAGCCACGATATCATGAGCGCCCTAGGAGGCGAACTGACCGTTGAATCGGAAGAGGGGAAGGGAAGCGTTTTTCACGCGTCACTTCCGGACAAACAACCGGTGGCGCTGGTGGTGGAGGACGAGCCCGCCACGCGGCGGCTGTTACGGGCCCAGCTGGAGCGGATAGGCGTAACGGTTTTTGAAGCGGCGTCGGGCAGGGAGGCCGTGGAGACTCTGGGGAAAATAGGGGCGAATCTTGTTCTGGCGGACATCATGATGCCGGAGATAGACGGGCTGGATCTGCTAAAGATTATAAAGACCACCCCGGCGACGGCTAAAATACCCGTCATAATCGTCACCGCCGACTTGACAGCCACCGCCAAAGAAAACGCGTTCAGGCTTGGCGCCAATGGATATGTGACCAAACCTTTCGACGAGAAAAGCTTACTTCCCATAGTCAAACGCTATGTGGCCTGA
- a CDS encoding cytochrome c, whose product MKQIFLLAVSVLMVSAGSSFADSGADIFTKKCKTCHDTPGSGKTKLGPDLATSKMTEDQFVKQVMNGSEWAGRPAKMAGFEMKKMMPIKGITDADVKAVYKFAKGGK is encoded by the coding sequence ATGAAACAGATTTTTTTGTTGGCGGTATCGGTACTGATGGTTTCGGCTGGCTCATCGTTTGCGGATAGCGGGGCGGATATTTTTACCAAGAAGTGCAAAACCTGTCACGACACCCCCGGCTCCGGCAAGACAAAGCTTGGGCCAGACCTGGCTACAAGCAAGATGACCGAGGACCAGTTCGTAAAACAGGTGATGAACGGCTCCGAATGGGCCGGCCGGCCGGCGAAAATGGCCGGGTTTGAAATGAAGAAGATGATGCCCATAAAAGGCATCACCGACGCCGATGTGAAAGCCGTTTACAAGTTCGCCAAAGGCGGCAAGTAA